Proteins from a genomic interval of Cucumis melo cultivar AY chromosome 7, USDA_Cmelo_AY_1.0, whole genome shotgun sequence:
- the LOC127150267 gene encoding uncharacterized protein LOC127150267 isoform X1, whose translation METVPENSIPGLSDSVVKIREDVKSGVENLTEECVSTMAAVTRLLMKLLPKALNCLPDAPQNQLHSLCFLISSSLNSAMEVRRYSKFYNAKPDEADDGVCTRAWRFFLSYFTIDVLSVLPLPQGLQKDLNFSFVVVSWPMHFSN comes from the exons ATGGAGACCGTTCCTGAGAATTCCATCCCTGGGTTGTCTGATTCTGTTGTTAAG ATTAGAGAAGATGTAAAATCTGGTGTAGAAAATTTAACAGAGGAGTGTGTATCCACAATGGCAGCCGTTACTCGGCTTCTAATGAAG CTACTGCCAAAAGCTTTAAATTGCCTTCCGGATGCACCTCAAAATCAGCTTCATTCTTTGTGTTTTCTAATTTCTAGCTCACTCAATTCAGCCATGGAAGTACGGAG ATATTCCAAATTTTATAATGCAAAACCTGATGAAGCCGATGATGGTGTTTGCACAAGAGCTTGGAGATTCTTTTTATCTTACTTCACAATTGACGTTCTTTCAGTTCTTCCACTCCCCCAG GGTTTACAGAAAGATTTGAACTTTTCATTTGTGGTCGTGAGCTGGCCAATGCATTTTTCGAATTGA
- the LOC127150267 gene encoding uncharacterized protein LOC127150267 isoform X2: protein METVPENSIPGLSDSVVKIREDVKSGVENLTEECVSTMAAVTRLLMKLLPKALNCLPDAPQNQLHSLCFLISSSLNSAMEVRRYSKFYNAKPDEADDGVCTRAWRFFLSYFTIDVLSVLPLPQPCRVYRKI, encoded by the exons ATGGAGACCGTTCCTGAGAATTCCATCCCTGGGTTGTCTGATTCTGTTGTTAAG ATTAGAGAAGATGTAAAATCTGGTGTAGAAAATTTAACAGAGGAGTGTGTATCCACAATGGCAGCCGTTACTCGGCTTCTAATGAAG CTACTGCCAAAAGCTTTAAATTGCCTTCCGGATGCACCTCAAAATCAGCTTCATTCTTTGTGTTTTCTAATTTCTAGCTCACTCAATTCAGCCATGGAAGTACGGAG ATATTCCAAATTTTATAATGCAAAACCTGATGAAGCCGATGATGGTGTTTGCACAAGAGCTTGGAGATTCTTTTTATCTTACTTCACAATTGACGTTCTTTCAGTTCTTCCACTCCCCCAG CCATGCAGGGTTTACAGAAAGATTTGA